One window of Amaranthus tricolor cultivar Red isolate AtriRed21 chromosome 11, ASM2621246v1, whole genome shotgun sequence genomic DNA carries:
- the LOC130827687 gene encoding uncharacterized protein LOC130827687, with protein MSCYSSESEWPYYQHQIQEFHDTNSHTYAHKSTSKRKSRASKRSPVTVLNADASNFRALVQQLTGRPSAPARLRAHKGPLTINFRRAKVLDESYVSSIPIGYGSSQCHPTQFHQRKERKLNGFDDHDRNVAVSSTSSVQSKACFPVTDVGMDCWEDFDDDLVDECIRELIGDGI; from the coding sequence atgtccTGCTATTCAAGTGAATCAGAATGGCCATATTACCAACATCAAATACAGGAATTCCATGACACAAATAGTCATACTTATGCTCATAAATCAACATCTAAGAGAAAGTCTAGGGCATCCAAAAGGTCACCTGTTACGGTGTTAAATGCTGATGCATCGAATTTTCGAGCGTTGGTGCAACAGTTAACCGGTCGCCCTAGTGCACCTGCTCGACTCAGGGCGCACAAGGGTCCgttaacaattaattttagaAGAGCAAAAGTGCTCGATGAATCGTATGTTTCATCTATTCCAATTGGTTATGGTTCGAGTCAGTGTCACCCGACTCAGTTTCATCAAAGAAAAGAGCGAAAACTAAATGGTTTTGATGATCATGATAGAAATGTGGCCGTGTCATCAACAAGTAGTGTGCAAAGTAAGGCGTGTTTTCCGGTGACGGATGTTGGAATGGATTGTTGGGAAGATTTTGATGATGATCTTGTTGATGAATGTATAAGAGAATTAATTGGTGATGGTATTTGA